Sequence from the uncultured Sunxiuqinia sp. genome:
TTGGAACACGATATTATTCACATTATTGTAGGCACTCGAATTAACTGGACTCATCAGGATCCGGAGCAGCCGATTGAGCTCGAGATACGCAAGTTTGTTGTAAAACGAGTCGTTCGTTTGTTGGAAGAGCGATTTTTGAAAGACGTAACATTGGAGTTGGTCTAATGATCATTGTAAATGGGAGCGTGAATTCAACCCGTTTAAAATCCACAAGATAAATCAGAAATGAATAAGGAAATAAAAGCGTTGTTATTAGCAGAACTCTCCAAATTGTTGGACGAACGAATTAACGCAACATTATCAGAAATAGAATCAGCAAAAGAGTCACGCGATAGCGATACCAAAAGCAGTGCCGGCGATAAATATGAAACGGGGCGGGAAATGATTCAACAGGAGTTGAATAAATTTCAGGCTGAGTTGAGCAAGTTTCAAACTTTGAAAAATGATTTGGCACGAATTAATCCTTCGAAAATACATACACATGTAGAATTTGGTAGCCTGGTAATTTGTAATCAAGGGAACTATTTTCTATCGGTTGCTCTGGGAAAGGTTCATGTGCAGTCGACGGATTACTTTTGTTTGTCGATGGTTTCTCCGATCGGTCAGGCGCTATCTGGAGGAAAAGTTGGCGAGCAGGTTTTGTTTAACGGGAAGACGATTTTGATTGAAGCCATTTATTAGAGTTCTAACTTATTTCCATCTCTGAGTCCACTCTTTTTGCTCTTTTTTTGAAAGGAACGTCCATGTTATTATCCGACTGACTTTATTGCCTTGCCCCATGCTGATGGTCTGTACTTCGGTCGCTTCAACCTGTTTTAAAAATTTGTATGCGGCCGGGAGGCGTTCGCTTTTTGATACTAAACTGGTGAACCAAAAGCATGTTTTTGCAAATCGTTTACTTTCATGAATCATATTCTTTAGGAACGCTACTTCACCGCCTTCGCACCACAACTCATTACTTTGTCCGCCAAAATTTAGCTTCGGACTTTTTGCTTTTTGTGTGTTGAGCTTGCTGAGTTTACGAAGAGTGCCGGCTTGTGCTTCAGCAGCCGACGCATGAAAAGGCGGGTTACAAACGGTCAGGGCAAACCGTTCGTCGGGTTGGATGATTCCGGTAAAAATGTTATTCGGGTTGGCTTGCAATTGTAAAGAGACTCGTTCGGTTAGTGCTGGATTTTGATTTACAATTCTGGTGGCCGATTTAATTGCAGTCGGGTCAATATCAGCACCCACAAAATTCCATTCGTACTCCATACTTCCAATAATTGGGTAAATGCAGTTCGCACCAACGCCAACATCTAAACAGTTGATGGAGGAGCCAGTTGGAATTATACCCGAATTGCAGTTGCTCAGGATATCGGCAGCATAGTGAATGTAGTCTGCTCGTCCCGGTATTGGAGGGCACAGGTAATTCGCCGGAATGTCCCAATATCCGAGTCCGTAGTTGTTTTTTAGTATGGCCGTGTTTAGGATTTTTACTGCTTTAGCATCTGAAAAATCAATCGATTCATCACCATAAGGGTTTTCTCTTACAAATTCGTTCAGTTCAGGGCAAACAGCAATCAGCTGTTTGAAATCGTAACGCTCACGATTTTTGTTGCGAGGGTGCAATTTCGACTTTACTGTAGGATGATTTTTCTTTTTAACCATGATCATAAATTTATGACACGACAAATTTAGTTTTATTTGTTCGAATGAAATAAAACCAGAACTATTGATGACTCATTAGCTCTTAAAATAAACCTATCTTTGCCGCATGTCAAAATCGATTAAAAATCAAAAAAACATACTGGATAAGCTGAATATTGAGCAATTGAACCCAATGCAGGAAGAGGCTCAGCAGACAATCCACTCCAATGCTGAAGTCGTTTTACTGTCGCCCACCGGAACCGGAAAAACATTGGCCTTTTTGTTGCCCCTTGTTGCAGAATTGAAACGGGACTGCGATGAAATTCAGACCTTAATTTTGGCGCCATCGCGCGAGTTGGCTATTCAAATAGAACAGGTGCTTCGCGAAATGGGCGCTGGCTATAAAACCAATGCTGTTTACGGAGGCACCTCATTTTCAAAAGATAAACTGGAGTTAAAGCATCGTCCGGCTGTATTGGTTGGTACGCCGGGTCGGGTGGCCGATCATTTGCGGCGCGAAACTTTTTCTACCGACAGTATTAAAACATTGGTGCTCGATGAGTTTGATAAATCGTTGGAAATTGGTTTTGAAGATGAAATGCGTGAGATTTTGCGAATGCTCCCGATGTTGGAAAAGAAGATTCTAACTTCGGCAACTCAAAAAGTGGATATCCCTGCTTTTGTGGGATTGAAAGATCCGGTCAATTTAAATTATTTGGGAGAAAAGAGCTCTCAGCTCAAAATCAAAAAAATACTTTCACCTGATAAAGACAAACTGGAGGTGCTGTTTAAAGCGTTGTGTCATATTGGAAATCAGCCGGGAATTATTTTCTGCAACTTTAAATATACGATTCAGCGAATGAGCGATTTCCTAAATGAAAAGAAAATCAGACATGGGTGTTTTTATGGGGGAATGGAGCAGATGGATCGCGAACGATCCCTTATTCAATTTAGAAACGGCACACATCAATTGTTGATTGCTACCGATCTGGCTGCCCGTGGAATTGATGTTCCTGAGATTAAATTTATTCTGCATTATCAACTGCCAAGGCGGAAAGATGAATTTACCCATAGAAATGGTCGAACAGCGCGAATGTTTAACGATGGAACGGCCTATATTCTGCACTGGGAACAAGAAGAACTACCAGACTATTTGGGGGCGGTTGGCATCGAAAGACTAAGGGAAGCACCTCTTTTAAATAAGTCTGCATGGACAACTTTATTTATTTCCGGAGGCCGAAAAGATAAAATATCAAAAGGAGATATTGCCGGCTTATTTTTTAAACAAGGAAATCTGAACAAAGAACAATTAGGAATTATTGAGCTTAAACAGGATTGTGCGTTTGTTGGCGTGCATGTGAGCCAGTCGAAACAATTGGTTGAATTGCTGGACGGCTGTAGGTTGAAAAATAAGAAGATCAGGATTTCAATCGTTTCCTGATTCTTAAATAAAAAAGGCTTCGGATAAATTATCCAAAGCCTTTTCATGATCTATTCTAGTTACAATTAAGCATTTCTTATACCATTGGGTATTTTTTGAACACCTCTTCTGATTTCATCAAAATATCAACATATTGTGCTCGTTGATAGGCGAATGGATCTTTCAGGTTTTTACGTGAAAGTTTTCCACGGAAATCATCCAATGATTTATAGCCTTTTTTATCCATCCATGCTGATAAGTCAGTCAGCACTTTTTCAACAAATGGTGGTTGGTTGCGGTAAATAGCCGAAACTACCTGAACCACATTAGCTCCTGCTAATAGCATTTTAATTACATCTTCGGAGCTTGAAATTCCCCTGCTTGCACAAACACTGGCATCAATATTCCCATAAAGTAAGCCGGCATATCTCAGTGAAACCTGAAAGTCTTTTTCCTGACTTAAGTCCCATGGATAATGAAATAGTTCTTTCTCGATGTCAATATCGGGTTGGAAAAAGCGATTAAAAATTACAAAACCATCAACCCCGGCTTCATCTAATTTTTTGATAAAATTAAGTGTGTTCGTATAAAACGGACTTAGTTTCACACTTACTGGAATTTTAACTGCCTTTTTAACGCTTTTTACGATTTGTATTTGTTTGTCTTCAATACCTTCTCCAGCTACTTCAAAATATCCGGGAGTTGCATAAAGATTAATTTCCAAAGCATCAACACCAGTCTTCTCCAATTCCTTGGCGTACTCAACCCACGATGTTTCGTAAATCGCGTTCAAACTGGCAATAATTGGTACTGACGTATTTTCTTTTAGTGTTTTTACATTCAGGAGGTGTTCCTTCGGTCCGGCATGTTCCATCTCAGGAAAGATGCTTGTCATCTCCGCATGTCTTTCTTCGTATTCATGAAGATCGTCCTCAAGCTGAATAGATTCTAATTGAATTTGCTCCTCGAATAAAGATTTGTATACGATAGCACCGATTCCGGCTTTTTCAACTTGTTGTATTACTTCTGGTTTATTGACCAGATTACTAGCTCCTAAAACTAACGGGTTTTTTAGTTTTAGCCCCATATAGGTGGTTGATAAATCTGCCATAATATTGATTTTACAGGTTGTTTTCTGAATAGTTAAACTCCGCAGGTTCTGCTTTTGTTCAAGCGTGTGAGATTAAAGTTAATCAAATGGCTGATTATCTACAATATAAAAAGGTTAAGCTTTTGGAGAATCGTTAAGACAGGAATAATTCAGGTGAAAAATCTAACTGATCACGCCGGAGCCGATCAACTCCTTACCATCATACCACGCTGCAAACTGACCGGCGGTAATTCCTCGTTGTTCATTTTCAAAAAGGATATAAATTCCTTCTTCTTGCTGATAAAGAGTTGCTTTTTCGAGCGGTTGGCGATAGCGAATTCGCACGTCATAGTTACGGGTTTCACTATACTCCATTTTCAGGTCTTTACGAATCCAGTGGATTTCTTCATTTGTAATAAATAGTCCGGGACGATACAATCCGGGATGTTCAGTGCCTTCCCCTACATAAATAATGTTGCGATTGACATCTGTTCCGAGCACAAATAGAGGTTCGTCATGTCCGCCAATGTTCAGGCCTTTTCGTTGACCTACCGTGTAAAAGTGCGCGCCACGGTGCTCTCCAATTACTTTGCCGTTCCACGGTTTATATGGGTAAGCAAAACATAGTTTTTTGAAGTTGTTTGGTGTTTTTTCAACCGTTTTCTTTTTGGCCATAAACTCTGCCGGCACTTCAATTACGTTTCCTGTTTTTGGTTCCAGTTGTTGTTGCAAAAAAGTAGGTAGATCAACTTTCCCGACAAAGCAAATTCCCTGAGAGTCTTTTCTGGCTGCTGTTGGTAAGTCCTGCTCAGCTGCAATTCTTCGAACTTCGGGTTTGTCGATATGACCAATTGGAAAGAGTGCTTTGCTTAATTGGCTTTGATTTAACTGACAAAGAAAATAGCTTTGGTCTTTGTTGTTATCTTCTCCGGCGAGTAGTTGGTAGATGTGCTGTCCATTCTTTTCGATTTCCGTTTTCTGACAGTAGTGTCCTGTGGCAACATAGTCAGCACCAAACTTCAGGCACTCATCCATAAAAATATCGAACTTGATTTCGCGGTTACAAAGTACGTCGGGATTAGGTGTGCGTCCTTTGCTATATTCGTCAAACATGTAATCGACCACCCGCGTTTTATAGTCTTTGCTCAGGTCAACAATATGAAAAGGCATATCGAGTTTTTTGGCCACCATTTCAGCAATCATGGCATCGTCTTCCCAGGTACAGTGTCCTGTAATGGCGCCCGTCCGGTCGTGCCAGTTCACCATGAACAGTGCAATTACATCGTATCCCTGTTGCTTTAACAGGTACGCTGCCACACTGGAATCTACTCCTCCCGAAAGTCCGATAACTACCTTTTCACCCATTTTATCCAATAATTGAGCGACAAAAGTAGGAGGAATTTTTCACATTGACAATTGTTGTATTCGGCCGATTGAAAGGAGGATTAGGAGAGTAAAGCACAGTAAGTGTTCAGTAGGCTTTTGTCTTACTAGAAACTCTACTTCAAACGGGCAAACAGCAATTGCCTGATGTCGCTAAACTCAGAACTGTTTTTGCCAAAAAAGAGCTGGCTGGTGGCCATCAGTTCCAGATTGTTTTGCAGCGAATAAGTCAGTGATGGGGCAAAATACCACGAGCGATCATTGGGATTGACAATGCCGGAAATGCTTGCAGAAAGCAGTGGCGTCACGGAGTAGGAGCACTGTCCGAATAACGAATATTGCGCAAACGAAAGGTATTTGGCTGACAGCTGATTATTGAAGAAAGGGGCAATTCTACCAGCATTTCCCTTTTTTCCATGGCTATTGTATAGCACACTTGTGTGGAAGTAAAGAGAGCTCGGTAAGGTGTAATCGGCAGAAGTCGACGCAACGGTCGCTTTTTCAGAGCCTGAATTGTTTTCTCTGGGGATGAAATGAATGATCTCTCCCCGAAATCCCGCACCTCGAATATCGTCAGCCCATCCGGCGCCAATAACGTAGTCAGCTCCTACCCATCCTCCCATAAATTGAAAATCGTAGCTCCATTGAGAGAAATGATAAAGCCCGGCTAAGTCCATCTCGTTTTCGTTTTCCCCAATTTGGTAGACCAATTCTACTGACGAAGTCATACCGGTATAATACTGTACTCGCAGTGCATCGGCTCCCGGGCGTTCTTCTAATCAAAATCAAAATAAGAAAAGGAGTTGAACACGTCATTGGGATTCCAAACCAGATTAGTTCCCCAGTTAATACGCTGGCAGCCCACACGAACCTGCCAGTTCCCTAAAACCCAATGTAAGCTCGGTCGAACACAGAGTGCATAAACTAACCGATTCCGTCTATTGGTACAAACGATAGGTCAAAATAACCTTTGTCAACATCTACGATTGATTGATACGTCGGAAATTTTTGTATAAGACTGCCGAACAAAATGCGATTGCGCATTTCCGCCACCACTGTAATCTCATTGCTGGTATACCACATAAAATTGAAGCGGTTATGTATCGTGCTTGTTGTGTGGTGATCTAAGTTCAAACCCGGAATTTGCTGCTCGGGTGTGTAGTACATAAACAGCTCTTTGACGTAGCCGTTTAATGTCCTGTTTCTTTCTTGGGCAAAAGCCTATATCACAAAAACGATGAACAAAAGAAGTGTGTAGAAATGTTTCATTGCGTTCTTTATTTTGATTGAAAACCGCCAGCCATTTCCATGACGCACATCTTGCTGTACTTTGGATGTTCTCCGGCAGCAATTCCAATGGTGCGAAATGCCGTATCTAGAATGTTTCTCCGGTGGTTTCTGGAAGGAACACCATCATCAATGAGCAAGTTGACAACCACCCGGAAAGGCGAGTTGTTGCCATAAGTGATATTTTCTGCAAGCCTGCCTTCCCAATCTCCAAGCTGTTCTACTCGTGTTTGCGGGTTGGAGCCTCGGCGTCCGGTATGACCAATAGCTCCGGTTTTTTGCTGTTCTTTTACTAAAATGTTGGCAGCCTTGCTCAGGCCCTCCGAAGGAGATAGTAAGGGCAATGGCTTTTGTTTTTTCATGACACGAATGCACTCAATCAGTGCTTTTTCTCCTTCTTGGGTTTTTATAGGGATAGTCCCCGGCCAGATAAATAATCGACCGTCAAAAGCTTTTAATAGCGGTTCCAGATTCTCTTCAGCGTATTGAGCGGGGTTTGCCCGCACCTTATTGAGTTCGATTAGCACTTGCTTTTCGAAAGCATCGAGGTAAGTGGCACGCTGGATCAGTTGATTGTTCGGTTGCGCTTCGACATTGAATGCGAACAGGCTGATAAGAAACAGGAAGAAAATGGGAAAAATCCGTTGACTCATGATTATTCGTTTTTTCGATCTTCGCTAATTATTTTGCCATCTTCAAGTGTGATCACTCGATGGGCTTTGTTCACAACGCGATGATCGTGTGTGCTAAATACAAACGTGATTTCCTCTTGTTTATTGAGTTCTTCCATCATGCTCAGCAAATTCTCAGTAGACTTGGAATCGAGGTTGGCAGTTGGCTCATCGGCTAACACAAAGGTTGGTTTTGATGCTAGTGCACGGGCAACCGCCACGCGCTGTTGCTGGCCACCTGAAAGTTTCGAAGGCCGATTGTTAATCCGGTCGCCAAGTCCGACTTGGATGAGTAGGTCTTTAGCGCGCTACTGCCGTTGTTTTTTATCCACTCCTTGCATTTGCATGATGAATTCCACATTTTCGAGTGCTGTTAAAACCGGTATCAGGTTGTGAGCCTGAAATACAAAACCGATGTTTTGTAGCCTGAAGTCAATAAATTTTGATGAGCTCAGTTTTCCAATCTCGGTGCCATAAATATTAATATCACCACTGGTTGGAGAATCGAGTCCCCCAAGCATATTCAAAAAGTTAGTTTCCCCTGAACCGGATGGCTCGACAATCGCTGTAAATTCACCTTTCTCGATGGTTAGGTCGATGCCATTTAGTGCGTTTACTTTTACTTCAGCGCTGTTGTATACTTTTTTCAGGTCTTTTACTTCTGTAACGTTCATGATAATCGGATTTTAGTTGTTAAGCTTTTTCATGGAAATTATTAAAGGTCAATACGAATGGCTTCGGCCGGTTTTAATTTAAGTGCTTTCATGGCCGGATAGATCGCCGCAATAATTCCGGTAACGATGACCATTAATGCGATTTGCATGGAAACATAAAATGGCAATTGGGTATAAGCCAGCGTGTCGAATCCCATCGATTCGTAGGCCTTTGATCAGGTTCCCAAATGAATGCCTTGGTAGCCGAAATAGAACGTCAGGAGTCATCCCAATGCAATTCCGAACAATCCTCCAACTAGAGAAAGCATGACTGTTTCCAGTAAGATCAGGGTTTTCACCATGATCTTATTTAATCCAACAGCCATTAACATGGTCGAGTTGTCTTTTGTGCGGATGTTTATTGGATGGGAAAGTTTTAGCTAGAAATCTACTATTCTGATTCACTTTTTATTCATTTCAATTATCTTTATGCCAATTTTAAAAAACGAATTAACAGAATAAACATGGATAATACCCGTAGAACTTTTGTCAAACAATCTGCAGTAGTTGCAGCCGGAATAGCAGCGTTTCCAACGATTATGAATGCGGGCTGTGCCTCTCCAAACGAAAAAATTACTGTTGGATTAATTGGATGCCGGGGTATGGGATTCAGCGATCTCCAATCATTTTTAAAAAATAAAGAAGTTGAATGTATCGCTCTTTGTGATGTTGACCAACGAGTACTGGATAAACGTGCCGAAGATGTTGAAAAGCTGACTGGTAAACGACCTTTATTATATAATGATTTCCGCCAGATTGTTGATAATAAAGATATTGATGCGGTAATTGTTGGAACTCCTGATCATTGGCATTGTCTACCTATGGTTTATGCCTCGCAAGTTGGAAAACATGTTTATGTTGAAAAACCTCTTGGAAATACCATTGAGGAATGCAATGTGATGGTGGCTGCGCAAAAACGATATGGAAATGTGGTTCAGATAGGGCAGTGGCAACGAAGTCATCAGCACTGGAATGATGCTGTGGAATATTTGCATGCGGGAAATATCGGGCGTATTCGGTCTGTAAAGTCTTGGTCTAATGTTGGCTGGAAAAATTCTATTCCGGTTGTTGCTGATTCTGATGCTCCAGATGGAGTAGATTACAATATGTGGTTGGGACCCGCTCCAGATCGACCTTTTAATAAGAATAGGTTTCATTTTACTTTTCGATGGTTTTGGGATTATGCCGGCGGATTAATGACTGACTGGGGAGTTCATCTGCTCGATTTTGCTTTGTTTGGGATGAATAAGTATGTGCCTAAGTCGGTAACGGCCGTGGGCGGAAAATATGCATTTCCAAAAGATGCCATGCAGACACCGGACACCATGTCAGCTGTTTTCGATTTTGGCGATTTTGGGTTGATTTGGGATCATACCATTGGAATTTATGGAGCCAACTATGGAGGTCGCGGGCATGGTGTTGCTTTTGTGGGAGAATTTGGTACGTTGGTCGTTGATCGAAATGGTTGGGAGGTTATCCCGGAAACAAGAAGTACAAGTGCTAAGGAAGGTTATGATGGGGTGGAATTGCATCATGCGGTTGGAGATGGCTTGGATTTGCACGTTCAAAATTTTCTGGATTGTATAAGAACAGGGAATAAACCTAATTGTGATATTGAAACCGGAGCACACATTGCCCGCTTTGCACATTTGGGAAATATCTCATATCGTTTAGGACGTAAAGTAAACTGGAATTCGGAAAAACAAGAGTTTGAAAATGATTTCGAAGCGAATCAATTGGTAAAAGCAAATTACCGATTGCCGTGGACTTTGCCAGAAATTTAAGGAAGAATGAGACTCAAGAAGAGCGCTAGGTGTGCGATGTTTCGTATTTCTTTATTTGGTCCGCGACTTTTTCCATCAACCACTGTGGGGTTGAAGTAGCACCACAAATCCCTACGGAATTTTCACTGGAAAACCAGTTGGGATTTAGTTCTTCAGGATTTGAAATGAAGTAGCTATTCGGGTTGCTTTTTAAACAAACTTCAAATAGGAATTGAGCATTGGAACTTTTTTTGCCACCAACAAAAACGATCACATCATGTTGTTTGGCAAATTCTTTCATGCGTGGAACCCGATTGGCTACCTGTCGGCAAATGGTATCTTTAATGTTTATCTCCTGCTTTGAATTTTGTTTCAGTTCGTCTGCTATTTCATTGAATTTTTCGAGTGATTTGGTGGTTTGTGAAAACAAGTAGGCTGGCTTTTCAGGATCTACTTCAGATAGATCATCTTTGTTTTCAATAACGATAGCTTGATTATCAGTTTGTCCATTTAGACTCACTACTTCGGCATGTCCTTTTTTCCCAAACAAGATAATTTGACCATTTTTTTTGTTCATTTCTTGGGCAGCCTTTTTAACCCGCTGCTGAAGTTTGAGAACCACCGGGCAGGTCGCATCAATTAATTCAATATTGTTGGCTTTGGCGTATTCGTAGGTTGAGGGTGGTTCACCGTGAGCGCGAAGGAGCACTTGACAATTTTTAAGAGTGAAAAATGTTTCTCGGTCAATGGTGATGAGCCCCAGCTCTTCAAGTCTTTCTACCTCCATTCCATTGTGTACAATATCGCCCAGACAATAAAGTTTTCCACTCTTTTCAAGTGTTTCTTCAGCCTTTTTGACGGCGTTTACTACACCAAAACAAAATCCTGATTTATGATCAATCTCAATCTGCATTAAACGCTAAGTTTTAAATTTCAAGTTTCAAAAAATACTCCTGATCTTGTTGTAGATATTTGGTTGCATAACTTTCAGTTTACCAGTCTTGTCCGACTAGGCCTCTGTGATTTCCTTAACTTTTTCAATCACCCATTTTAATTGCTCTTCCCGACTGATCGTGCTGTTGTCAAGAATTAAAGCATCGTCAGCTTGCTTTAGCGGACTTTCTTTTCTCCCCGAATCAATACGATCACGATCTTGTACATTTTTCAATATTTCGTTAAAGCTAACTTGCTTACCTTTTTCTGTCAGTTCATCATACCGGCGTTGCGCACGAACTTCCGGGCTGGCAGTCATAAATATTTTCAACTCTGCATCTGGGAAAACAACTGTGCCAATGTCACGACCATCCATAACAATGCCTTTGTTTTTTCCCATTGCTTGCTGTTGCCTAACCATGGCCTGCCGAACTTCGCGAATGGTTGCAACAGGGCTAACATGATTGGCTACCGGAAGTTGACGAATTTCGTCTTCCACGTTTTCGCCATTCAAATAGGTGTCATTCTGCTTCGTGGTTTCATTAAACCGGAACTCAATTTTTATCTCTTCCAAACGATCAATTAAGGCTTGCTCATCCACTTTACCACCGCCAGCCAATTGGTTGTGTAAAGCAAATAAAGTAACTGCCCGGTACATGGCTCCACTGTCCAAGTAAATGTATCCTAAACGTTTGGCAAGTTGTTTGGCTACTGTGCTTTTTCCACAAGACGAGTGGCCATCAATGGCAATTACAATTTTGTTGTTGTCAGCTTTTTGCTTCATGTTGACAAATATATTGTTTTTTCGATGGACGAAATTGTTCTACGCGCAGAAATAGAACGGGTGGTTAATTGTTATTGAAAATTGTTCCGACTGGATGTGGACTTCATGATTCAGATGGCTGGTTATGAACTTGATTAAATTCAGCTAGTTAAAGCTATTATGCAAGTTGATAGCCACTGAAATATGATTACTGGTTGCTGCCAAATGATAGCGTGCCGATCCGTAGTTGAAGTGAAAACGGTTTATTTTAAACCCAAATCCCCATGAAAAACCGACTGTTGATGCCTTGTCTTTGAAAAGCAGTTCTTGTCGTCTTTGGTAATTGTATCCGGCGCGGATTGTAAAATTGTCCGAAGGGAGCAATTCAACGCCAAGAACCAAATGTCGTAGGAATTTCTTGCCAAAATCATCTTCTTCAATTGTTGTTTCAAAACCATTGTCAACTTCTTCTGGTTGAGCCAAAGTCCATTTTTGTAGGTGTTGTAAGGTGGCAGTCAGACGGAATGGGGCATGAGCCAGTTTTTTTGAACCCCCCAACTGGACATCAAATGGAATAGACTCACGGTTAGCTCCTTCG
This genomic interval carries:
- the rlmF gene encoding 23S rRNA (adenine(1618)-N(6))-methyltransferase RlmF gives rise to the protein MVKKKNHPTVKSKLHPRNKNRERYDFKQLIAVCPELNEFVRENPYGDESIDFSDAKAVKILNTAILKNNYGLGYWDIPANYLCPPIPGRADYIHYAADILSNCNSGIIPTGSSINCLDVGVGANCIYPIIGSMEYEWNFVGADIDPTAIKSATRIVNQNPALTERVSLQLQANPNNIFTGIIQPDERFALTVCNPPFHASAAEAQAGTLRKLSKLNTQKAKSPKLNFGGQSNELWCEGGEVAFLKNMIHESKRFAKTCFWFTSLVSKSERLPAAYKFLKQVEATEVQTISMGQGNKVSRIITWTFLSKKEQKEWTQRWK
- a CDS encoding DEAD/DEAH box helicase, coding for MSKSIKNQKNILDKLNIEQLNPMQEEAQQTIHSNAEVVLLSPTGTGKTLAFLLPLVAELKRDCDEIQTLILAPSRELAIQIEQVLREMGAGYKTNAVYGGTSFSKDKLELKHRPAVLVGTPGRVADHLRRETFSTDSIKTLVLDEFDKSLEIGFEDEMREILRMLPMLEKKILTSATQKVDIPAFVGLKDPVNLNYLGEKSSQLKIKKILSPDKDKLEVLFKALCHIGNQPGIIFCNFKYTIQRMSDFLNEKKIRHGCFYGGMEQMDRERSLIQFRNGTHQLLIATDLAARGIDVPEIKFILHYQLPRRKDEFTHRNGRTARMFNDGTAYILHWEQEELPDYLGAVGIERLREAPLLNKSAWTTLFISGGRKDKISKGDIAGLFFKQGNLNKEQLGIIELKQDCAFVGVHVSQSKQLVELLDGCRLKNKKIRISIVS
- a CDS encoding dihydroorotate dehydrogenase-like protein; the encoded protein is MADLSTTYMGLKLKNPLVLGASNLVNKPEVIQQVEKAGIGAIVYKSLFEEQIQLESIQLEDDLHEYEERHAEMTSIFPEMEHAGPKEHLLNVKTLKENTSVPIIASLNAIYETSWVEYAKELEKTGVDALEINLYATPGYFEVAGEGIEDKQIQIVKSVKKAVKIPVSVKLSPFYTNTLNFIKKLDEAGVDGFVIFNRFFQPDIDIEKELFHYPWDLSQEKDFQVSLRYAGLLYGNIDASVCASRGISSSEDVIKMLLAGANVVQVVSAIYRNQPPFVEKVLTDLSAWMDKKGYKSLDDFRGKLSRKNLKDPFAYQRAQYVDILMKSEEVFKKYPMV
- the mnmA gene encoding tRNA 2-thiouridine(34) synthase MnmA translates to MPPTFVAQLLDKMGEKVVIGLSGGVDSSVAAYLLKQQGYDVIALFMVNWHDRTGAITGHCTWEDDAMIAEMVAKKLDMPFHIVDLSKDYKTRVVDYMFDEYSKGRTPNPDVLCNREIKFDIFMDECLKFGADYVATGHYCQKTEIEKNGQHIYQLLAGEDNNKDQSYFLCQLNQSQLSKALFPIGHIDKPEVRRIAAEQDLPTAARKDSQGICFVGKVDLPTFLQQQLEPKTGNVIEVPAEFMAKKKTVEKTPNNFKKLCFAYPYKPWNGKVIGEHRGAHFYTVGQRKGLNIGGHDEPLFVLGTDVNRNIIYVGEGTEHPGLYRPGLFITNEEIHWIRKDLKMEYSETRNYDVRIRYRQPLEKATLYQQEEGIYILFENEQRGITAGQFAAWYDGKELIGSGVIS
- a CDS encoding CAP domain-containing protein yields the protein MSQRIFPIFFLFLISLFAFNVEAQPNNQLIQRATYLDAFEKQVLIELNKVRANPAQYAEENLEPLLKAFDGRLFIWPGTIPIKTQEGEKALIECIRVMKKQKPLPLLSPSEGLSKAANILVKEQQKTGAIGHTGRRGSNPQTRVEQLGDWEGRLAENITYGNNSPFRVVVNLLIDDGVPSRNHRRNILDTAFRTIGIAAGEHPKYSKMCVMEMAGGFQSK
- a CDS encoding Gfo/Idh/MocA family oxidoreductase yields the protein MDNTRRTFVKQSAVVAAGIAAFPTIMNAGCASPNEKITVGLIGCRGMGFSDLQSFLKNKEVECIALCDVDQRVLDKRAEDVEKLTGKRPLLYNDFRQIVDNKDIDAVIVGTPDHWHCLPMVYASQVGKHVYVEKPLGNTIEECNVMVAAQKRYGNVVQIGQWQRSHQHWNDAVEYLHAGNIGRIRSVKSWSNVGWKNSIPVVADSDAPDGVDYNMWLGPAPDRPFNKNRFHFTFRWFWDYAGGLMTDWGVHLLDFALFGMNKYVPKSVTAVGGKYAFPKDAMQTPDTMSAVFDFGDFGLIWDHTIGIYGANYGGRGHGVAFVGEFGTLVVDRNGWEVIPETRSTSAKEGYDGVELHHAVGDGLDLHVQNFLDCIRTGNKPNCDIETGAHIARFAHLGNISYRLGRKVNWNSEKQEFENDFEANQLVKANYRLPWTLPEI
- a CDS encoding 4-hydroxy-3-methylbut-2-enyl diphosphate reductase, with translation MQIEIDHKSGFCFGVVNAVKKAEETLEKSGKLYCLGDIVHNGMEVERLEELGLITIDRETFFTLKNCQVLLRAHGEPPSTYEYAKANNIELIDATCPVVLKLQQRVKKAAQEMNKKNGQIILFGKKGHAEVVSLNGQTDNQAIVIENKDDLSEVDPEKPAYLFSQTTKSLEKFNEIADELKQNSKQEINIKDTICRQVANRVPRMKEFAKQHDVIVFVGGKKSSNAQFLFEVCLKSNPNSYFISNPEELNPNWFSSENSVGICGATSTPQWLMEKVADQIKKYETSHT
- the cmk gene encoding (d)CMP kinase, with amino-acid sequence MKQKADNNKIVIAIDGHSSCGKSTVAKQLAKRLGYIYLDSGAMYRAVTLFALHNQLAGGGKVDEQALIDRLEEIKIEFRFNETTKQNDTYLNGENVEDEIRQLPVANHVSPVATIREVRQAMVRQQQAMGKNKGIVMDGRDIGTVVFPDAELKIFMTASPEVRAQRRYDELTEKGKQVSFNEILKNVQDRDRIDSGRKESPLKQADDALILDNSTISREEQLKWVIEKVKEITEA